CCGCATGGCGTGGAGGGCAAGGTGGCGCGTCAAACCCCGCCCGCCGGCGTCGGCATGCTGGCGCGCGGGCTGGCGTGGCCGGCCTTGCTGCGCAAGCTCGATCGCATCGATCCTGGCTATCGCGACTGAGTGGCGCAGCCGCGGCAGCTGCGATAAGGGAGCGCTAACAAGAATGTAGGGGATGATGGCGATGTGGCGCGCAGTCGTGGCGGTTTCACTGGTGGCGCTGGCTGCGCCCGTCTTTGCGCAGGCGCCCGCGCCACGCTTCGCCAATATCTTTGCCGAACATGCGGTCCTGCAACGTGATCGTCCGATCACGGTGTGGGGGCAAGCGCCGCGTGGTACGAAGGTGAGCATCCGGCTTGGCGAGCACCGTATATCGGCGTCGGCCGACGCCCGCGGCAAATGGCGGACGACCTTGCCGGCGATGGCGGCGGGCGGTCCCTATACGCTGTCGGTCGACGCGGGCGGGGCAGGGCAGTCGCTTTCCGACATCATGGTCGGGGATGTCTTTTTGTGCGGCGGGCAGTCGAACATGGAGTTCATGGTCAAGGCGTCGACCAACGCGTGGGGCGCGTTGCAGACGCCGGCCGACCCCGATCTGCGCTACGCCACGATCCCGGATACCACGCGGGCGGTCCCGCTCGACGATCTGGAGGCGCCCGCCAGGTGGCAGCGCGTGGCCCCGGACACGGCCGGCGATGCTTCGGCGGTCTGCTACTATATGGCGCGTGCGCTGCGGCAGACCGAGAAGGTGCCGATCGGCTTCATCAACTCCGAATGGGGCGGCACGCGGATCGAGAGCTGGATCAGCCCGACGGCGCTGGCGAACATCCCGCGATTGCGCGGCGGCGTGGCGGCTGTCGCCGCTTACGGGCGCGACCGTGACCGGGCGGTGGCGCAGGACGGCGCGCGGCGCGACGCCTGGTGGACCGCGCACGACCCGGACGCCGCTGCGCAAGCCGGCTATCGTAATGCCGAGGTCGACGATGCGGCATGGCCGACGATTGCGACTGGACCCTGGAAGCAGGCCGGCGTGCCCGCACTCGCCGCTTTCGAGGGCGCGCTGTGGCTGCGCGGAACGATCGAGCTTACCGCGGCGCAGGTCGCCAATGCCCGAACGCTGCAACTCGGGCCGATCGATCAATATGAGGACACGTGGGTCAACGGGCGCTTCGTCGGTGGCGGCAGCGTCAATTGGGCGTGGCGACATTACGAGCTACCTGCGGGTGCGCTTCACGAGGGGCGCAATACGGTGGCGATCCGCGTGTTGGGGGGGGCGAATGGCGGCGGGCTGACCGGCGCGGCACCGCGCGGTGTCGAATTGGCCGACGGGACGTTGGTCCCGTTCGCGGGGCCGTGGCGCTATTTTAAGGGACGCGCGCTGACCGACGCGAAGATCCCGCCCGCGCCGTGGGACGTGCCGAACAGCCTGGCGACACTCCACAATGGCATGATCGCGCCGCTGGCCGGCTACGGGCTGAAGCTGGCGGCATGGTATCAGGGCGAGTCGAATGCCGGCGAGGCGTCGACCTATCGCGAGCTGATGTCGCTGTTGATGGCGGACTGGCGGCGGACGTTCGCGGCGCCCACGCTGCCGTTCTTCGTCGTCCAGCTGACCTCCTACGGCAAGCCGTCGACCACGCCGGGAGCTTCGGACTGGGCGGCGCTGCGCGAGGCGCAGGCGCAGGCGGTGGCACAGGACAGGCACGCCGGGCTGGCGGTGACGCTCGACGTCGGCGATCGGTTCGACATTCATCCCACGCAAAAGACCGTCGTCGGCGAGCGGCTGGCGCGGCTGGCGCGCGTGATC
The genomic region above belongs to Sphingomonas phyllosphaerae 5.2 and contains:
- a CDS encoding sialate O-acetylesterase; this translates as MAMWRAVVAVSLVALAAPVFAQAPAPRFANIFAEHAVLQRDRPITVWGQAPRGTKVSIRLGEHRISASADARGKWRTTLPAMAAGGPYTLSVDAGGAGQSLSDIMVGDVFLCGGQSNMEFMVKASTNAWGALQTPADPDLRYATIPDTTRAVPLDDLEAPARWQRVAPDTAGDASAVCYYMARALRQTEKVPIGFINSEWGGTRIESWISPTALANIPRLRGGVAAVAAYGRDRDRAVAQDGARRDAWWTAHDPDAAAQAGYRNAEVDDAAWPTIATGPWKQAGVPALAAFEGALWLRGTIELTAAQVANARTLQLGPIDQYEDTWVNGRFVGGGSVNWAWRHYELPAGALHEGRNTVAIRVLGGANGGGLTGAAPRGVELADGTLVPFAGPWRYFKGRALTDAKIPPAPWDVPNSLATLHNGMIAPLAGYGLKLAAWYQGESNAGEASTYRELMSLLMADWRRTFAAPTLPFFVVQLTSYGKPSTTPGASDWAALREAQAQAVAQDRHAGLAVTLDVGDRFDIHPTQKTVVGERLARLARVIAYGQPGLRSGPEVAGVTRSGADLVVRYRNVTGGLHSYSAGQAIGFEACAREECRYVPAEARGDSVVLPGANRAGVTRVRYAWADAPFTNLFDGADLPAAPFERPVE